The DNA segment GAGCGGATTGGCTTCGTCGCGGCCGGCGATGTCGGGCGCGCTGCCGTGGATCGGCTCGAACAGCCCGACCCGGCATCCCGCGCCGTTGAGCTCGTCGCCCAGCGAGGCCGACGGCAGCAGACCCATCGAACCCGCCAGCACCGACGCCTCGTCGGTCAGGATGTCGCCGAACATGTTCTCGGTGACGACGACGTCGAAGTCGCGTGGGCGGCGGATCAGATGCATCGCCATCGAATCAACGAGTTGGTTCTCGAAGGTGACGTCGGTGTACTCGGAAGCGAGCTCGCTTGCGATTTCGCGCCACAGGCGCGAGGTCGCAAGGATGTTGGCTTTGTCCACCGAGGTCAGGCGCTTGCGCCGGTTGCGCGCCAGTTCGAAGCCGTAGCGCAGGACACGCGTGATCTCCTCTTCGTTGTACGTGCAGGTATCGACCGCCTCGCGCTGGTCGCCGTGCATCCGCCGCTCGGATGGCTTGCCGTAGTAGATGCCTCCCGTCAGCTCGCGGATCACGACCAGGTCGACGCCGTTGACGATTTCCTGGCGCAGCGGCGAGGCCGCGGTCAGCTCCTTGATCGCCTTGACCGGGCGCACGTTGGCGAACAGGCCGAGCTCCTTGCGCAGGGTCAGCAGCGCTTGCTCGGGGCGCTGGTCGGCTCTGGGGTTGTCCCACTTGGGGCCGCCGACCGCGCCGAGGAGGATGGCGTCGCTGTCGCGCGCTTGTTTGAGCACGTCGTCGGGCAGCGGGGTGCCAAACTGGTCAAGCGCATGACCGCCGACGGGTGCTTCCTTGAACTCGAGCGCGAGCGCGGCGTTACGCGCGACGATCTTGAGCACCTGCAAGGCCTCGCCCACGACTTCGGGGCCGATACCGTCACCCTTGAGAACCAGAATCTTGTAGGCCATCTAAATTTGCGCAGTAACGGCCGCGAAAGTGCGGTCCGTGTAGAGCCAGGTCGGTTGAGCGCGGTCAGGAGCGGTGCGCGGCGACACAACCAGCGGTTGGCGGCTCTTGCGGCGGCGCGCTCTTCCCCCTTCTTTCAATCCTCGCGGCGTGCGGCGCACCGACGTGCGCCGCTCGACGCCATAAGCACTTAGCCCAACGCCACTGCCGCGGCAAGCCCTGCGCCGCTTGGCGCGGTCCGCTCAAGGCCCGTCGGCGGGGCGGGGCGCCTGATGCGTGCGCGCGCGCAGACGGTTGAGCGCGTTGACCAGCGCCAGCGCGCTCGCCATCACGATGTCGCTGTGGGCGCCCTGTCCGGCAACCGTCATCCCGTCGGCGCGCACCAGGCAGCTCACCTCGCCGAGCGCGTCGGTGCCGCCGGTGATCGCTTTGACCGAGTAGCGTTCGAGCGCCGGCTGCACGCCGGCCAGCTTGTAGATCGCCTTGTAGCACGCGTCCACCATCCCGTCGCCGGTCGCCTCGGCGACTCGCTCCTCGCCGTCGCCCGTCCGCATCGTGACGATCGCATGCGGCGTGCTGCGCGCCGACGAGGTCACCTGGACGTCGACCAGCTCGAACTGGTCGGCGGTGCGGCGGGTTTCCTCGGTGACGAGGGCCAGGATGTCGTCGTCGTACACGACCTTCTTCTTGTCACACAGCGCCTTGAACTCGGCGAAGGCGCGGTTGACGTCGAGCGCCGACGTGTCGACGCCGAGCTCGGTCAGCCGATTGACGAAGGCGTGGCGGCCCGAATGCTTGCCCAGCACGAGCTTGTTGGAGGGGATCCCGATGTCCTCGGGCTTCATGATCTCGTAGGTCAGCTTGTGCTTGAGTACGCCGTCCTGATGGATGCCGGCCTCGTGGGCGAAGGCGTTGTCGCCGACCACGGGCTTGTTGGGCGGCACCGCCTGGCCGATGATCTGCGAGAGCAGGCGCGAGGCGGGATAGATCTGGCGGGTGTCGATCCCGGTGCGCACGCGCATCAGGTCCTTGCGCGTCCGCAGCGCCATCACGACCTCCTCCATCGAGGTGTTGCCGGCGCGCTCGCCGATGCCGTTGATCGTGCATTCGACCTGACGCGCGCCGTTGCGGATCGCGGCCAGCGAGTTGGCGACCGCAAGGCCGAGATCGTTATGGCAATGCGCGCTCCACACCACGCGCTCGGCGCCTTCGACGGTGCGCCGCATGTAGGCGAACATCTCGCCGAACTCCTCGGGGATCGCGTGGCCAGTGGTGTCGGGCAGGTTGATGATGCGCGCGCCGGCGCGGATAACCTCGGCGCAAAGCTTGGCCATGAACTCCCACTCCGAGCGCGAGGCGTCCTCGCAGGAGAACTCGATGTAGTCGAGGTGGCGCTTGGCGCGCGCCACCGCCCAGGTCGCCGCGGCGAGCACATCCTCGCGCGTCATGTTGAGCTTGTACTTGAGATGGATGTCGGAGGTCGCGATGAAGATGTGGATGCCGGGGTTTTTGGCCTTCTCCACCGCGCGCAGCGCCGCGTCGACGTCCTCCTCGCGGGTGCGCGAGAGGCTGAGCACGGTCGGGCGGGTGAGCGCGTCGGCGATGCGAGTTACGGACTCGAAGTCGCCCGGCGAGGAGGCGGCGAAGCCGGCCTCGATGATGTCCACGCCGAGGCGCTCGAGCTGGCGCGCGATCGCGAGCTTCTCCTCGACGTTCATCGTGCATCCGGGCGATTGCTCGCCGTCGCGCAGGGTGGTGTCGAAGATGCGGACGTAGTCGGGGTCGGGCAGGATGTCGCGGACATCGTTTATCGTCTTGGCCATCGGCGTCTCTCTCCCCTCTCGACGTCCCGGCTGCGCGGGCCTCGTGCCGCACGACGCGCAAATAAGAAAACGCCCCGGGCGGCCTGTTTGGCCCATCGCCCGGGGCGTTCGCTTCAAGCTTTAAAGTCGCTGCGCTTTAAGCCTGCTCGGCGACGCTCCCGGCGTGGGCCCCAATAAGGCCCAGGCTAAGCAGCAGTCCGAGCAGCAGAGTCAACGTCAGCGACATGCCCCGTATCTTAAACGCCACTCGCCGGAGCGTCAAGGTGCCCGGCTTAGCGGCCCTGAGGTGGCGAGGACAAATCGCCCGTGGCGCGGGACGAGCGCTGCGGCGACTTGCGCGACGGCGGTGGCGCCACCGTAGCATTGCTCTCGCCCATCGGGCGCAGCATCGGGGCCATCGCCTGCGTCCGCTCGCCGCGCATCAGCAGGTACGGCCCCGAGACGACGTAGGCGGTCGCCAGCAGGAAGGCGGTGAACTGCGGCATTGCGAACAGGAACGCCAACAGGACCAGCATCGCCACCACCCACTCGACCGCCGCGCGCTGGCGCAGGTTGACGGTCTTGAAGCTGGGGTAGGGCACGCGCGAGATCATCAGGCCGGCGAGTGCGACGGTCAGCGGTGCCATCAGCGTGCACAGCGCGCGCGGCGAGTTGAGCTCGAAGTAGCTGTAGGCGAGCACCAGCCCCGCGATCATCACCGCCGCGCCCGGCACCGGCAGGCCGACGAAGCGTCGCTTGTCCACGTTCGCGGTCTGCACGTTGAAGCGCGCCAGCCGCAGCGCCGCGCAGATGACGTACACGCCCGCGATCACAACACCCCACGCGCCGAGCAGCCGCAGCGACCAGCAATAGGCGACGCCGGCCGGCGCCACGCCGAAGGCGACCACGTCGGAGAGGCTGTCGTACTCGACGCCGAAGGCGCTGGAGGTGCGCGACAGCCGCGCGACGCGTCCGTCGAGCCCGTCGCAGATGAACGCGATGAAGATCATCACGGCCGCGAGCTCGAAATGCGCGTTGATCGCCGAGACCAGGGCGAAGAAGCCCGAGAGCAGGCCGAGCGAGGTGATCGAGGCGGGGACGAGGAAAACGCCGCGGCGCAGTGGCGCGACCACCCGCTCGCGCTGCTCTTCAAGGCGGCCCGAGATGAGCTTCATCCGCGGGCGGCGGCGCGGACGATTACCTTCCGTCCGGTTCATTGGCCGAGCTCTCCGATCACGCTTTCGCCCGCGCGCACGCGATCGCCGACCCGGACCGTCGCCCGGTAGCCGGACGGCAGAAAATGATCGACGCGGCTGCCGAACATGATAAGGCCGATGCGGTCGCCGCAACGCACGCTGTCGTGCGGACCGACGCGGCATACGATGCGGCGCGCCAGGTAGCCCGCAATCTGCATCATCGCATGGCGCCGCCCGCGCCGGTCGGCGAACACGATCAGGTTGCGCTCGTTATGCTCGCTGGCGTGGTCGCGGAAGGCGGCGTGAAAGGCGCCCGGGGTGTGCCGCACGCTGACCACCTCGCCGTCCACCGGCGCGCGGTTGACGTGCACGTTGAGCGGCGACATGAAAACCGACACCCGCTGGCAGCGTTCGCCCGCCGCCGCGCCCGGAAGCTCGGCCTCGGCGATGTCGCTCACGGTGCCGTCGGCGCCCGAAAGCACGACGTGCTCGGAGGCGGCCGTGGCCGAGCGCTCGGGGTCGCGGAAGAAGGCGGCGCACGCGGCGCCGGCGGCAATAACGATCGCGCCTGGCCAGCGCCATCCCAGGACAATCATCAAAACCCCAAGCGCCAGCAGCGCGGCCGAGATCATGACGCCCTCGGCGGCGATTCTGACCGCCTTGCCGACGCGCCAGGCCCAGCCGGCAGCCCCCGATGCGAGCGTCTGGTTCAAGAAAACAACGCTCCTCAGTTTCTGCTCTTGTCCACCAGCCGGTCGCTGGCGAGCCACGGCATGAACGAGCGCAGCCGACGGCCGACCTCCTCGAGCGGATGCTTTTCAGCCTCCTTACGCAGCTCGCGAAAGCGCGGCAGCCCAGCGCGATACTCGGAGATCCATTCGTTGGCGAACTTGCCCGACTGGATGTCGGCAAGGATCTGCTTCATCGCCTCGCGCGAGGCTGGGCCAACCACCTTCTTGCCGCGGGTCATGTCGCCGTACTCGGCGGTGTTGCTGATCGAATAGCGCATGTTGGCGATGCCGCCCTCGTAGATGAGGTCCACGATCAGCTTGACCTCGTGGACGCACTCGAAGTAGGCCATCTCGGGCGCGTAACCGGCGGCGACCAAGGTCTCGAAGCCGGCGCGGATAAGCTCGGTCAATCCGCCGCAAAGCACCGATTGCTCGCCGAAGAGGTCGGTTTCGGTTTCCTCGCGGAAAGTGGTTTCGATAATCGCCGCGCGCCCGCCGCCGATCGCCGCGCCGTAGGCCAGCCCGATCTCCTTGGTGTCGCGCGAGGGATCCTGCTCGACCGCGAGCAGGCAGGGCACGCCGCGCCCCTTGACGTACTCCGAGCGCACCAGATGGCCGGGGCCCTTGGGCGCGATCATGAAGACGTTCACGCCCGCCGCCGGCTTGATGAACTTGAAATGGATGTTGAAGCCGTGGCCGAAGGCGAGATACTTGCCCGCGGTCAG comes from the Candidatus Binataceae bacterium genome and includes:
- the leuB gene encoding 3-isopropylmalate dehydrogenase; translation: MAYKILVLKGDGIGPEVVGEALQVLKIVARNAALALEFKEAPVGGHALDQFGTPLPDDVLKQARDSDAILLGAVGGPKWDNPRADQRPEQALLTLRKELGLFANVRPVKAIKELTAASPLRQEIVNGVDLVVIRELTGGIYYGKPSERRMHGDQREAVDTCTYNEEEITRVLRYGFELARNRRKRLTSVDKANILATSRLWREIASELASEYTDVTFENQLVDSMAMHLIRRPRDFDVVVTENMFGDILTDEASVLAGSMGLLPSASLGDELNGAGCRVGLFEPIHGSAPDIAGRDEANPLAAILSAAMLLEHSLGMRAEAETIAQAVEAVVREGYRTRDLGGGAGTKTVGCKAMGRLVRERLEATEA
- a CDS encoding 2-isopropylmalate synthase, giving the protein MAKTINDVRDILPDPDYVRIFDTTLRDGEQSPGCTMNVEEKLAIARQLERLGVDIIEAGFAASSPGDFESVTRIADALTRPTVLSLSRTREEDVDAALRAVEKAKNPGIHIFIATSDIHLKYKLNMTREDVLAAATWAVARAKRHLDYIEFSCEDASRSEWEFMAKLCAEVIRAGARIINLPDTTGHAIPEEFGEMFAYMRRTVEGAERVVWSAHCHNDLGLAVANSLAAIRNGARQVECTINGIGERAGNTSMEEVVMALRTRKDLMRVRTGIDTRQIYPASRLLSQIIGQAVPPNKPVVGDNAFAHEAGIHQDGVLKHKLTYEIMKPEDIGIPSNKLVLGKHSGRHAFVNRLTELGVDTSALDVNRAFAEFKALCDKKKVVYDDDILALVTEETRRTADQFELVDVQVTSSARSTPHAIVTMRTGDGEERVAEATGDGMVDACYKAIYKLAGVQPALERYSVKAITGGTDALGEVSCLVRADGMTVAGQGAHSDIVMASALALVNALNRLRARTHQAPRPADGP
- the pssA gene encoding CDP-diacylglycerol--serine O-phosphatidyltransferase, with amino-acid sequence MNRTEGNRPRRRPRMKLISGRLEEQRERVVAPLRRGVFLVPASITSLGLLSGFFALVSAINAHFELAAVMIFIAFICDGLDGRVARLSRTSSAFGVEYDSLSDVVAFGVAPAGVAYCWSLRLLGAWGVVIAGVYVICAALRLARFNVQTANVDKRRFVGLPVPGAAVMIAGLVLAYSYFELNSPRALCTLMAPLTVALAGLMISRVPYPSFKTVNLRQRAAVEWVVAMLVLLAFLFAMPQFTAFLLATAYVVSGPYLLMRGERTQAMAPMLRPMGESNATVAPPPSRKSPQRSSRATGDLSSPPQGR
- a CDS encoding phosphatidylserine decarboxylase — its product is MNQTLASGAAGWAWRVGKAVRIAAEGVMISAALLALGVLMIVLGWRWPGAIVIAAGAACAAFFRDPERSATAASEHVVLSGADGTVSDIAEAELPGAAAGERCQRVSVFMSPLNVHVNRAPVDGEVVSVRHTPGAFHAAFRDHASEHNERNLIVFADRRGRRHAMMQIAGYLARRIVCRVGPHDSVRCGDRIGLIMFGSRVDHFLPSGYRATVRVGDRVRAGESVIGELGQ
- the ilvC gene encoding ketol-acid reductoisomerase; this encodes MQVYYDRDADLSRLRPHKIAILGFGSQGHAHALNLRDSGMDVRVGLRKGSPSWEKAAKQGLPVFDTAEAARQADIVMMLVPDEMGADIYSAEVAPHLTAGKYLAFGHGFNIHFKFIKPAAGVNVFMIAPKGPGHLVRSEYVKGRGVPCLLAVEQDPSRDTKEIGLAYGAAIGGGRAAIIETTFREETETDLFGEQSVLCGGLTELIRAGFETLVAAGYAPEMAYFECVHEVKLIVDLIYEGGIANMRYSISNTAEYGDMTRGKKVVGPASREAMKQILADIQSGKFANEWISEYRAGLPRFRELRKEAEKHPLEEVGRRLRSFMPWLASDRLVDKSRN